In one Heteronotia binoei isolate CCM8104 ecotype False Entrance Well chromosome 1, APGP_CSIRO_Hbin_v1, whole genome shotgun sequence genomic region, the following are encoded:
- the WDR74 gene encoding WD repeat-containing protein 74 isoform X1 — MASPARGNHVWVGSETGILKGIDLQKKQATNYKFGNTVLSRHEAVTALCWGDPYESEIYVGCLDGSVKLFSTEKGKFTESRDCHEGEGPFCGLAMLDGSLITCVQSGLLKVWRDTPSENVEIQVGPGVCRMRQNPEQLHHMATGGKENCLKVWDLHQPQEPIFRAKNVRNDWLDLRVPIWDRDMQFLPGSEKIVTCTGYHQVRLYDPSSPQRRPVLEATFGEYPLTALSLTPDANAVVVGSSRGDVAVIDLRQGRLVKCLKGFAGSIRAIQCHPALPLVASCGLDRFLRVHSLHHKRLEHKVYLKSRLNCLLLTSREKWENEGLDSSAELQSDVKEEDEVDEIWNSMEVVATKRKAEMQPCPESEDKEPQKAKPSKKKKIRKAES, encoded by the exons ATGGCGTCTCCTGCTCGGGGTAACCACGTATGGGTGGGATCCGAGACGGGTATTTTGAAAG gCATCGATCTACAGAAGAAGCAGGCTACAAACTATAAGTTTGGGAATACAGTGCTCAGTCGACATGAAGCTGTTACGGCCTTGTGTTGGGGGGATCCTTATGAGTCTGAG ATCTATGTGGGATGCCTGGATGGATCAGTCAAGCTGTTTAGCACGGAGAAGGGCAAGTTTACTGAGTCACGGGACTGTCACGAAGGCGAGGGACCTTTCTGTGGTTTGGCTATGCTGGATGG TTCCCTCATCACCTGTGTTCAGTCTGGTTTGCTGAAGGTTTGGAGGGACACTCCTTCGGAAAAT GTGGAGATTCAGGTGGGCCCGGGTGTGTGCCGCATGCGCCAGAATCCTGAACAGTTGCACCACATGGCCACTGGGGGGAAGGAGAACTGCCTGAAGGTGTGGGATCTACACCAGCCACAGGAGCCTATCTTCAGAGCCAAAAAC GTGCGGAACGACTGGCTCGATTTGAGAGTGCCCATTTGGGACCGGGACATGCAGTTCCTTCCTGGATCTGAGAAAATTGTTACTTGCACTGGTTATCACCAG GTCCGCCTTTATGACCCTAGCTCCCCACAGCGCCGCCCTGTCTTGGAGGCCACCTTTGGCGAGTATCCACTCACTGCCCTCTCATTGACTCCTGATGCAAA TGCTGTAGTTGTGGGCAGCTCGCGGGGGGACGTGGCAGTCATAGATCTGCGGCAAG GGAGGTTGGTGAAGTGCCTCAAGGGCTTTGCAGGAAGCATCCGTGCCATCCAGTGTCACCCTGCGCTCCCACTGGTGGCCTCATGCGGGCTGGACCGCTTCCTTCGCGTGCACAGCCTTCACCATAAGCGCTTGGAGCATAAG GTCTATTTGAAATCTCGGTTGAACTGCCTGCTGCTGACCAGTCGAGAGAAGTGGGAG AATGAGGGCCTCGACTCTTCAGCTGAGCTCCAGAGTGATGTGAAGGAGGAGGATGAAGTCGATGAAATCTGGAACTCCATGGAAGTGGTGGCCACCAAGCGGAAAGCGGAGATGCAGC
- the WDR74 gene encoding WD repeat-containing protein 74 isoform X2, with product MASPARGNHVWVGSETGILKGIDLQKKQATNYKFGNTVLSRHEAVTALCWGDPYESEIYVGCLDGSVKLFSTEKGKFTESRDCHEGEGPFCGLAMLDGSLITCVQSGLLKVWRDTPSENVEIQVGPGVCRMRQNPEQLHHMATGGKENCLKVWDLHQPQEPIFRAKNVRNDWLDLRVPIWDRDMQFLPGSEKIVTCTGYHQVRLYDPSSPQRRPVLEATFGEYPLTALSLTPDANAVVVGSSRGDVAVIDLRQGRLVKCLKGFAGSIRAIQCHPALPLVASCGLDRFLRVHSLHHKRLEHKVYLKSRLNCLLLTSREKWEGLDSSAELQSDVKEEDEVDEIWNSMEVVATKRKAEMQPCPESEDKEPQKAKPSKKKKIRKAES from the exons ATGGCGTCTCCTGCTCGGGGTAACCACGTATGGGTGGGATCCGAGACGGGTATTTTGAAAG gCATCGATCTACAGAAGAAGCAGGCTACAAACTATAAGTTTGGGAATACAGTGCTCAGTCGACATGAAGCTGTTACGGCCTTGTGTTGGGGGGATCCTTATGAGTCTGAG ATCTATGTGGGATGCCTGGATGGATCAGTCAAGCTGTTTAGCACGGAGAAGGGCAAGTTTACTGAGTCACGGGACTGTCACGAAGGCGAGGGACCTTTCTGTGGTTTGGCTATGCTGGATGG TTCCCTCATCACCTGTGTTCAGTCTGGTTTGCTGAAGGTTTGGAGGGACACTCCTTCGGAAAAT GTGGAGATTCAGGTGGGCCCGGGTGTGTGCCGCATGCGCCAGAATCCTGAACAGTTGCACCACATGGCCACTGGGGGGAAGGAGAACTGCCTGAAGGTGTGGGATCTACACCAGCCACAGGAGCCTATCTTCAGAGCCAAAAAC GTGCGGAACGACTGGCTCGATTTGAGAGTGCCCATTTGGGACCGGGACATGCAGTTCCTTCCTGGATCTGAGAAAATTGTTACTTGCACTGGTTATCACCAG GTCCGCCTTTATGACCCTAGCTCCCCACAGCGCCGCCCTGTCTTGGAGGCCACCTTTGGCGAGTATCCACTCACTGCCCTCTCATTGACTCCTGATGCAAA TGCTGTAGTTGTGGGCAGCTCGCGGGGGGACGTGGCAGTCATAGATCTGCGGCAAG GGAGGTTGGTGAAGTGCCTCAAGGGCTTTGCAGGAAGCATCCGTGCCATCCAGTGTCACCCTGCGCTCCCACTGGTGGCCTCATGCGGGCTGGACCGCTTCCTTCGCGTGCACAGCCTTCACCATAAGCGCTTGGAGCATAAG GTCTATTTGAAATCTCGGTTGAACTGCCTGCTGCTGACCAGTCGAGAGAAGTGGGAG GGCCTCGACTCTTCAGCTGAGCTCCAGAGTGATGTGAAGGAGGAGGATGAAGTCGATGAAATCTGGAACTCCATGGAAGTGGTGGCCACCAAGCGGAAAGCGGAGATGCAGC